DNA from Microvirga ossetica:
CTTCATCGATATCGGCAATGGTACCCGGGTGCGGATTGGCGGACGGGTGCGCGTCGAAGCCGGGGCCGTCCGTTAGACTTTTTGGCTGTGGATGCTCCGGGAACCGCGCTGCCTCGATACGCATTGGCTCAGCAGTTCAGTTGAGTGGAGGTTCCGATGCTACTCTGTGCATCCGAAGGCCGGCACTGGCGCTACGAGGTCTGCGAGCATGAGGACGGCTATCTCGTCCAGATGCGGGATTTGATGACCGGTGACCTGGACGACGAATTCTCCACCATCTTCCGCACCCTTCCCGTCGCATTCGCCTATGCCGAGATGTCCGCCGCTTACGAGCGCTACGCAGCCTCGGAACTCGAACATGTGCCTGACGAGCAGATCGAGATCGATGTGGAGCTGACCGAGCGGCATTTCATCGACCTCAGCGACCGGCTGCACGATTCGGGCATGAACGGCATCGTCGTCCAGGCCTGGGAGCGGGAAAGCCAGCGCAGCTCGGTCCGGATGCTGCACTGACGCTTAATTGAAGGCAGCCGGCTGCTTCGCGATTGAAAGCCTTGGCTGTCCCACTAGCATTCCTCCATCACGACTCATGCTCATGATGGAGTTTCCATGGCCGATCTTTCCGCCTTCCCGATCGCGACCCGCTGGCCGGCCCAGCGTCCCGATCGGATCCAGCTTTATTCCACACCGACGCCGAACGGGGTCAAAGTCTCCATCATGCTGGAGGAGACCGGGCTTCCTTACGAGCCGCATTTCATCAATATCGGCCAGAACGAGACCTGGACGCCGGAATATCTGGCTTTGAACCCGAACGGGAAAATCCCCTCGATCATCGACCCCGCCGGGCCGGGCGGCAAGCCGCTTGCCCTGTTCGAATCCGGCGCGATCCTGCTTTACCTGGCCGAAAAGACCGGAAAGTTCCTGCCGTCCGATCCGGCGCGCCGTTACGAAACGATCCAGTGGGTGTTCTTCCAGATGGCGGCGGTGGGACCGATGTTCGGTCAGCTCGGCTTCTTCCACAAATTCGCCGGCCGGGAGATCGAGGACAAGCGCCCGCTCGAGCGCTACCGGAACGAATCGAAGCGCCTGCTCGGCGTGCTCGAGACGCGGCTCGAGGGACGTGACTGGATCATGGGCGAGGATTTCACCATCGCCGACATTTCCCTGCTCGGCTGGGTCCGCAACCTGGTCGGTTTCTACGGCGCCGGCGAGCTGGTGGAGTTCGACAGCTTCAAGCGCGTGCCGGCTTGGCTGGAGCGCGGGCTTGCCCGCCCGGCCGTCCAGCGCGGTCTCGAGATCCCGAAGCGTCCGGAGTAAACGGAAGCTGAGACCGAGATCGTCGATCCGGTGATTTACATCGGCCCCATCCCGGCCCACATGTTGGGGTGGGGAAGAAAACGATGATGCTGCTTCTTGGAATTGCGGCGGTCGCCCTTCTATGGTGGCTCGCCAAAACTTATACGCGCACCGACACGAAGGCTCTGGCCAAGAGCCTCAAGGTGGTGGCCGGCGTCGCTGCGCTGGGAGCGGCCGTGCTCCTCGGTATCCGGGGGCGGCTCGACATGGCGCTGCTGCTCGGCGGTTTCGGAGCCTGGGCGCTGGGATGGAATTCGCTCAACATTCCGGGGCCCTGGCGCAAGTTTCAGCAGGCGACGGGCCGGTTCTCGCGCATCCGCTCGGCCATGATCGAGATGGAAATCGACCATTCGACCGGGGCCGTCGAGGGCAGCGTCCTGGTCGGATCCCTTGCAGGACGCCGCTTGTCGAGCCTCGATCCTCAGGGGCTGCGCCAGCTCTATGAGGAATGCTGCGCCCACGATCCCCAGGGCGTGCCGCTCCTAGAGGCTTATCTTGATCGCCGGTTTTCCGGCTGGCGTGAAAACGCTCAGGGAGATCGCGACACGCGGACGCGCACCCAAGCGCATTCGGGCGTAATGACGAAAGAGGAAGCCTATCAGATCCTGGGGCTTCAGCCGGGCGCGAGCCTCGACGAGGTCCGCAAAGCGCACCGGACGCTGATGAAGAAACTCCATCCCGACCAGGGAGGGACGGCGTATCTCGCGGCTCGCGTGAACGAGGCGAGAGAAGTCTTGCTGGGCCGACATCGCTGATACTCCACGCGCGATCCGGTTTGTCTTTTTACGCTGCGACGGCACAAACACACGCGCCGTCGCAAAGGCCTCGGCCGAAGGTCAGCCTCGAGAGGCGAAGCAGTTCATGCCGCCCTTCTTGAGCAGCTTGCAGGCATTGGCGGCATCGTTGGATTCGGAGAAGCCGGAGAAGCGGGCGCGGTAGAGGGTGGTGCCGTCGACGGTCACCTTCTCCGTGAACGGCGAGGCTTTGCCGAGGACATTGCCGAAGCGGCCACGGGCCGAGTCGAGCATCGCCTTCGCCTTGTCCTCGTCATCCGTCGCGCCGAGCTGGATCACCCAGCCGTTCACGATCTTCTTGGCCTCGACAGCATCCGTCTTGGGTGTCTCCGTCTTGAGCGCCGCCGTCTTGGTCGCAGGAGCGGCCGGAGCCGGCTCGACGGCCTTGGGCTCGATCTTGGCCTGGAGGGCTGCCTTCTGGGAGGCCGGAATCTGGGCCGGCAGGGCGGCATAGGCCTGCGCATTCGCAGGCAGCCCCTCAGGCCCCTTCTGCCAGCGCACGGTGGACGTGGAAGACGGGGTCGTCGTCGAGCTGGCGCCTGCCGCGGAGGCCACGACTGGCCGCAGGGCGTTGAGATCGAGAGCCCTGCGCTCAGGCGCCGCCTGCGGCGTCGCGGCCTGGGCGACCGGAGCCTGCGGCACGGCGGAGGCCACCCTCACGGGGACCGTCACCGGAGCCGGCTCCACCGGACGCGGAGCGGGAGCTTCCGCCACGAGGGCCGGCGCAGCCTCGACGATCGGCGTGCTGCGGTTGCCGGCATAGGCGCGCGGCAGATTGCTGTCGATCAACGATGCCATCTTCTGGTCGCGCGAGGCGCCCGAGCGCCCGCCGAGCACCACGGCGACGATGCTGCGGGTGTCGGTATTGACCGAGGTCAGAAGATTGAAGCCGGAGAGGCGGGTGTAGCCGGTCTTGATGCCGTCGACGCCCTCGACCTTGCCGAGGAGACGGTTATGGCCGCGGATGGTGCGGCTGCCGTACTGGAAGGAGCGGGTCTGGAAGTAGGCGAAATATTTCGGGAAGCGGTCCTGGATGGCGCGCCCTAGGACGGCAAGATCGCGAGCGGTCGTGATGTTCGGCGGCTCGTTCGGCAGGCCGTGCGGGTTGTAGAATGCCGTCGAGCTCATGCCGAGCTCGCGGGCCTTGCGGGTCATCATCGTCGCGAAGGCATCTTCCGAGCCGGCGATGTTCTCGGCGACCACGACGGAGACGTCGTTGGCGGAGAGTGTCACCATGGCCTTGATGGCGTCGTCAACGTCGATGGTCGAGCCGGGGCGTACACCGAGCTTGGTCGGCGGCTGGCTCGCCGCGTAGGAGGACACCGTGAGAGGGGTATCGAGGCGCATACGGCCGCGCTCGAGCTGCTCGAACAGCAGATAGAGGCTCATCACCTTGGTGATGGAGGCGGGAATCCGCGGCTCGTCGATGTTCTCGCCCTGCAGGACCTTGCCGGTCTTGGAATCGACCACGATGGAAGCGGCGAGGGGGCTGTATCCGCCGCCGCTGGGTTTAGCCTTGCGTCGGGCCGCGTCAGCCGGGGAGGCGACGGCGACGGCAACTGACGCAGCGATACCGATAAGGGCCCATGTCTTTCGGTGTCCCATCCAAACCGAATTCATGCTGCTAAATTCCCCGTTTCGTTTGGTTTTCGGCTCTTGCGCCCGGCTCTCTAAAGGGAACCGTTGCCAGCGCGACACATGTCTTGACGGTAAGAGGTTGCGGTTACGGTCGGGTTAACGGAAGCGAAGCGAACGATGCGGTTATTGTGCACTGCACAAAATATCTTGACAAATTTTTGTGCACTGCACATATTGGCCCCGTCAGCTATCCAGCGGCGCCAAAACCTATTTAACGCCTAATTGTCGAGGTTCACAATGCTCCAGTCGTTTTCCCACATTCAGAAGTTCGGCCAGGACAACCTGGACGCCACGATGAAGGCGCTCGGCGCTTTCTCGAGCAACAGCCAGGTGATCGCCAGCGAGACCGCCGACTTCGCCCGCAAGTCCTTCGAGCAGACCTCCGCAACGGTCGAGAAGCTGATGGGCGTTCAGACCCTCGACAAGGCGGTCGAGATCCAGACGGCTTTCGTGAAGGGCGCCTATGACAGCTTCGTCAGCCAGACGACCAAGATGGGCTCGCTCTACTCGAACCTCGCCTCGGAGACGATGAAGCCCTTCGAAGGGCTCCTCTCCAAGGCCGCCTAAAGCCGGGCTCATTCCAAGCCTCCTTTCACGAAACGCCCGGCTTCGTCCCGGGCGTTTTGCGTTGGGGCAGGCATGCACGGAGGGCTGGGCTGGCTCGCTTGTCGTCATCGCGAAGGCGTGACCAACATGTCCCTCTTTTCCCGGAGGCTGCGACCACCCATCTGGTTGATCTGGCGAACCGAATGGAGCGACTATACATTTGGCTGTAGCCGATGGCCCGGAACGGGTTAGGGCCGGAAGCTTGAGGCCAAGAGAAGCTTGAGGCCAAGAACAGAAGAAGGGGCGGTCGTCCGAAGATGCTGCGGTTCACTCAAGGTACTTTGACCCGGTCGGAGCCTTTTCCGATCTCCGCTGCCGGCGGGTCACAGCCTCCTGGAGGCGACGATGGCGGTCGCTCGAACACGGCGATCATCACGAAAACCAAGCCGCGCACGAAACGGCCGAACCTTTACCGCGTTCTTCTCTTGAACGATGATTACACCCCGATGGAGTTCGTGGTGCATGTGCTGGAGCGGTTCTTCAACAAGAACCGTGAGGATGCGACCCGGATCATGTTGCACGTCCACCAGAATGGCGTCGGGGAATGTGGCGTTTTTACTTACGAGGTTGCTGAGACGAAAGTGACGCAAGTCATGGACTACGCCCGGAAGCACCAGCATCCTCTGCAATGTGTAATGGAAAAGAATTAGCCGAGCCCTGTGTCATAAAGGACAAGCCGTTGCCGAGCTTTTCTCGCAGTCTTGAACAAGCCCTTCACCGAGCGCTCGCTCTCGCAGGCGAACGTCGCCATGAATACGCAACCCTCGAACACCTCCTCCTGGCCCTGATCGACGACCAGGATGCTGCGGCCGTCATGCGAGCCTGCAATGTCGATCTCGACGTTCTCCGCCGTAACCTAGTCGATTACGTCGACAGCGAACTCGCCAACCTTGTCGCCGATGGACGCCAGGATTCGAAGCCGACAGCCGGTTTCCAGCGCGTGATCCAGCGGGCGGTGATTCATGTTCAATCCTCAGGCCGCGACGAAGTGACGGGCGCCAACGTGCTGGTTGCCATCTTCGCCGAGCGGGAAAGCCACGCCGCATACTTCCTGCAGGAGCAGGACATGACCCGCTACGACGCGGTCAACTATATCAGCCACGGCATCGCCAAGCGCCCCGGCCTCACCGAGAGCCGTTCTCCGCGCGGCGCCGAGGAGGAAGCCTCCAACGAGCGTCCGACGCAGGAAGAAAACGACACGCGCCAGAAGAAGAAGGGCGATGCCCTCGATGCCTATTGCGTCAACCTCAACAAGAAGGCGAAGGATGGCCGCATCGATCCGCTGATCGGTCGCGAGTCGGAGGTCCAGCGCACCATCCAGGTCCTGTGCCGCCGCCAGAAGAACAACCCGCTCCTCGTCGGCGATCCCGGCGTCGGCAAGACCGCCATCGCGGAGGGACTTGCCCGCAAGATCGTGCAGGGCGAGGTGCCGGAGGTGCTGAAAGGCGCCACCGTCTTCGCCCTCGACATGGGCACGCTTCTTGCCGGCACGCGCTATCGCGGCGATTTCGAAGAGCGCCTGAAGCAGGTGATGAAGGAGATCGAGCAGCATCCGAACGCGATCATGTTCATCGACGAGATCCATACGGTGATCGGCGCCGGCGCCACCTCCGGCGGCGCGATGGATGCCTCGAATCTGCTCAAGCCCGCCCTCGCCCAGGGCACCCTGCGCTGCATCGGCTCGACCACCTACAAGGAATACCGCCAGTATTTCGAGAAGGACCGGGCCCTCGTGCGCCGCTTCCAGAAGATCGACGTCAACGAGCCGTCGGTGCCGGATGCGATCGAGATCGTGAAGGGCCTGAAGCCCTATTTCGAGGAGTTCCACAAGCTCAAGTACACCAACGACGCCGTAAAGGCGGCGGTGGAGCTCTCCGCCCGCTACATCAACGACCGCAAGCTTCCGGACAAGGCGATCGACGTGATCGACGAGACCGGCGCGTCGCAGATGCTCCTTCCCGAAGGCCGTCGCAAGAAGACCATCGGCATCAAGGAGATCGAGGCGACCATCGCCACCATGGCGCGCATTCCGCCCAAGACCGTGTCCAAGGACGACGCGGAGGTGCTGGCGCACCTGCAGGACACCCTCAAGCGGGTCGTCTACGGGCAGGATAAGGCCATCGAGGCGCTGTCCTCCGCGATCAAGCTCGCCCGTGCCGGCCTGCGCGATGCGGAAAAGCCCATCGGCTCCTACCTCTTTGCCGGACCCACGGGCGTCGGCAAGACGGAAGTGGCCAAGCAACTGGCTGTTTCGCTCGGCGTCGAGCTCCTGCGCTTCGACATGTCGGAGTATATGGAGCGGCACACGGTCAGCCGCCTGATCGGCGCGCCTCCCGGCTATGTGGGCTTCGACCAGGGCGGTCTCCTGACCGACGGCATCGACCAGCATCCGCATTGTGTGCTCCTGCTCGACGAGATCGAGAAGGCGCATCCGGATCTGTTCAACATCCTGCTCCAGGTCATGGACCACGGAAAGCTGACGGATCACAACGGCAAGCAGGTCGACTTCCGCAACGTCATCATCATCATGACCACGAATGCGGGCGCCGCCGACATGGCCCGCCCGGCCTACGGCTTCACCCGCACCAAGCGGGAGGGGGACGATACGGAGGCGGTCAACAAGCTGTTCACGCCCGAGTTCCGCAACCGTCTCGACGCGATCATCTCCTTCGGCCACCTGCCGAAAGAGGTTGTTCAGAAGGTCGTCGACAAGTTTGTCATGCAGCTCGACGTCCAGCTGGCTGACCGCAATGTCTCGATCGAGCTCACCGACGAGGCACGCGACTGGCTGGTCGAGCACGGCTATGACGAGGCCATGGGCGCCCGCCCGATGGGTCGCCTGATCCAGTCGACCATCAAGACTCCGCTGGCGGACGAGGTTCTCTTCGGGCGCCTCAAGGATGGCGGAGCGGTCAAGGTCATCGTCAAGACGGACGAGATCGGCCTCCAGAGCCTGGGCTTCGAATATGTCGAGGGCCCGGTGAAGCCGAAGGCGGAGAAGGTCGTCACGAACGCGGCCAAGAGGAAGCCCAAGGCCAAGTCCGCCTCGTCGAAGACGAAAAAAGCGGTGAAACCGAAGGGATCCGATGGTAATGGGGGTGGAGGCGTCCGCACCGTTCCGAAGGTTCCACTGGTTAGAGCATGACGACTGAGATCCACGAGGGGCCGCTCCAGGCCCACCCCAGTGAGGCTCCGGCGAAGCTATCGTGGCGCGAGAAGCGCTACCTGCGTCGTCGCCGGCGCGTCCGGTTCGAGGAGCTTATGGGCTGGGTCCTCGTGCCCGTCATCCTGCTCGGCTGCTACTGGCTGCTGGATGTCGGCCTGAACGCCATGGGCACCTCGCCCGCTGCGATCATGGAAGGCATCGAGGCGGTTCTCGCCAGTCTCTGAGAGCGCCCTTCGTCGCATCGTGATTTCGAAAAAGCCGCATCGGATCTCTCGTCTGGTGCGGCTTTCTTCTTTTCGACCTCGCCCTGTGCGCTAGTTCTGAGATAACTTGGTGGATCGCGAGGACATGGTGACGAAGCTGGTCGGTATCTCGGGAAGTCTGCGCAAGGGCTCATTCAACTCGGCCCTGCTTCGCAGCGCGGCCGGCCTGATGCCCGAGGATTCCGAACTCGTCGTCGACACCATTCGCGGCATTCCCCTCTACGACGCCGACGTCGAGGTCGAAGAGGGGATTCCGGAGCGGGTCGCGGAGCTGAAGGAGGCCATCGTCGCGGCGGACGGCCTTCTTCTCGTGACGCCGGAATACAACAACTCGATTCCCGGCGTGTTCAAGAATGCCATCGACTGGCTCTCCCGACCGGATTCGGACATCAAGCGGGTGTTCGGCGGCAGGCCCGTTGCCGTGATCGGCGCCTCGCCGGGCAATTTCGGCACCATCCTGTCCCAGAATGCGTGGCTGCCGGTCCTGCGCACGCTCAGAACCGACTTCTGGGCCGAGGGACGGCTGATGGTGTCGCGCGCTCCAACCGTCTTCAACGAGGACGGGACGATCGCGGAACTGAAGATCGAGGAGCAGCTTCGAAAGTACCTCGAAGGCTTCGTCGCCTATGTTCGTCGGCGGAACGTGCCGACACGCTGATCTCAATCCTCTTCGCGCTGCTTGAACGGAGTGGCCTCGGCGAGCTCCTCGGCAGCCTCCGACACATAGAGGCGCTCCTGATCGAGATAGGCCTGCACGGCCCGGCGCAGGGACGGATCGGCGATGTCGTGCGCCGACGATGTGATCACGGGCCGGTAGCCGCGCGCCAGCTTGTGCTCGCCCTGCGCCCCGGCTTCGACCCGGTC
Protein-coding regions in this window:
- a CDS encoding glutathione S-transferase N-terminal domain-containing protein, encoding MADLSAFPIATRWPAQRPDRIQLYSTPTPNGVKVSIMLEETGLPYEPHFINIGQNETWTPEYLALNPNGKIPSIIDPAGPGGKPLALFESGAILLYLAEKTGKFLPSDPARRYETIQWVFFQMAAVGPMFGQLGFFHKFAGREIEDKRPLERYRNESKRLLGVLETRLEGRDWIMGEDFTIADISLLGWVRNLVGFYGAGELVEFDSFKRVPAWLERGLARPAVQRGLEIPKRPE
- a CDS encoding DnaJ domain-containing protein; the encoded protein is MMLLLGIAAVALLWWLAKTYTRTDTKALAKSLKVVAGVAALGAAVLLGIRGRLDMALLLGGFGAWALGWNSLNIPGPWRKFQQATGRFSRIRSAMIEMEIDHSTGAVEGSVLVGSLAGRRLSSLDPQGLRQLYEECCAHDPQGVPLLEAYLDRRFSGWRENAQGDRDTRTRTQAHSGVMTKEEAYQILGLQPGASLDEVRKAHRTLMKKLHPDQGGTAYLAARVNEAREVLLGRHR
- a CDS encoding D-alanyl-D-alanine carboxypeptidase, translating into MNSVWMGHRKTWALIGIAASVAVAVASPADAARRKAKPSGGGYSPLAASIVVDSKTGKVLQGENIDEPRIPASITKVMSLYLLFEQLERGRMRLDTPLTVSSYAASQPPTKLGVRPGSTIDVDDAIKAMVTLSANDVSVVVAENIAGSEDAFATMMTRKARELGMSSTAFYNPHGLPNEPPNITTARDLAVLGRAIQDRFPKYFAYFQTRSFQYGSRTIRGHNRLLGKVEGVDGIKTGYTRLSGFNLLTSVNTDTRSIVAVVLGGRSGASRDQKMASLIDSNLPRAYAGNRSTPIVEAAPALVAEAPAPRPVEPAPVTVPVRVASAVPQAPVAQAATPQAAPERRALDLNALRPVVASAAGASSTTTPSSTSTVRWQKGPEGLPANAQAYAALPAQIPASQKAALQAKIEPKAVEPAPAAPATKTAALKTETPKTDAVEAKKIVNGWVIQLGATDDEDKAKAMLDSARGRFGNVLGKASPFTEKVTVDGTTLYRARFSGFSESNDAANACKLLKKGGMNCFASRG
- a CDS encoding phasin family protein, coding for MLQSFSHIQKFGQDNLDATMKALGAFSSNSQVIASETADFARKSFEQTSATVEKLMGVQTLDKAVEIQTAFVKGAYDSFVSQTTKMGSLYSNLASETMKPFEGLLSKAA
- the clpS gene encoding ATP-dependent Clp protease adapter ClpS, yielding MLRFTQGTLTRSEPFPISAAGGSQPPGGDDGGRSNTAIITKTKPRTKRPNLYRVLLLNDDYTPMEFVVHVLERFFNKNREDATRIMLHVHQNGVGECGVFTYEVAETKVTQVMDYARKHQHPLQCVMEKN
- the clpA gene encoding ATP-dependent Clp protease ATP-binding subunit ClpA, producing MPSFSRSLEQALHRALALAGERRHEYATLEHLLLALIDDQDAAAVMRACNVDLDVLRRNLVDYVDSELANLVADGRQDSKPTAGFQRVIQRAVIHVQSSGRDEVTGANVLVAIFAERESHAAYFLQEQDMTRYDAVNYISHGIAKRPGLTESRSPRGAEEEASNERPTQEENDTRQKKKGDALDAYCVNLNKKAKDGRIDPLIGRESEVQRTIQVLCRRQKNNPLLVGDPGVGKTAIAEGLARKIVQGEVPEVLKGATVFALDMGTLLAGTRYRGDFEERLKQVMKEIEQHPNAIMFIDEIHTVIGAGATSGGAMDASNLLKPALAQGTLRCIGSTTYKEYRQYFEKDRALVRRFQKIDVNEPSVPDAIEIVKGLKPYFEEFHKLKYTNDAVKAAVELSARYINDRKLPDKAIDVIDETGASQMLLPEGRRKKTIGIKEIEATIATMARIPPKTVSKDDAEVLAHLQDTLKRVVYGQDKAIEALSSAIKLARAGLRDAEKPIGSYLFAGPTGVGKTEVAKQLAVSLGVELLRFDMSEYMERHTVSRLIGAPPGYVGFDQGGLLTDGIDQHPHCVLLLDEIEKAHPDLFNILLQVMDHGKLTDHNGKQVDFRNVIIIMTTNAGAADMARPAYGFTRTKREGDDTEAVNKLFTPEFRNRLDAIISFGHLPKEVVQKVVDKFVMQLDVQLADRNVSIELTDEARDWLVEHGYDEAMGARPMGRLIQSTIKTPLADEVLFGRLKDGGAVKVIVKTDEIGLQSLGFEYVEGPVKPKAEKVVTNAAKRKPKAKSASSKTKKAVKPKGSDGNGGGGVRTVPKVPLVRA
- a CDS encoding NADPH-dependent FMN reductase encodes the protein MTKLVGISGSLRKGSFNSALLRSAAGLMPEDSELVVDTIRGIPLYDADVEVEEGIPERVAELKEAIVAADGLLLVTPEYNNSIPGVFKNAIDWLSRPDSDIKRVFGGRPVAVIGASPGNFGTILSQNAWLPVLRTLRTDFWAEGRLMVSRAPTVFNEDGTIAELKIEEQLRKYLEGFVAYVRRRNVPTR